Proteins encoded by one window of Drosophila melanogaster chromosome X:
- the CG12730 gene encoding uncharacterized protein, isoform A: MSLTGTQDYDRKYLLSMPGLCKLACLLCSFVGILCIICGPVRVSNFRGSFYLAVVTIGFVATGCLLLARYLRLWQRQFCRCDPTLWSLAVHSSLALAYFTASGLVLSLDIGAYTAAAFFGLTAFCINGLEAYGNYRRSRQREVATQTI, translated from the exons ATGTCGTTGACGGGAACCCAGGACTACGATCGCAAATACCTGCTCAGCATGCCGGGCCTGTGCAAGCTGGCCTGTTTG CTGTGCAGCTTTGTTGGAATATTGTGCATCATCTGCGGACCGGTGCGCGTGAGCAATTTCCGCGGCAGTTTCTACCTGGCCGTAGTCACCATCGGATTCGTGGCCACCGGCTGCCTGCTCCTGGCCAGGTATCTCCGGTTGTGGCAGCGCCAGTTCTGCCGATGCGATCCCACGCTCTGGTCCCTGGCGGTGCACTCCTCATTGGCCCTGGCCTACTTCACGGCCTCCGGACTCGTACTCTCCCTGGATATTGGAGCCTATACGGCGGCGGCG ttcTTTGGCCTGACAGCATTTTGCATCAACGGACTGGAGGCCTATGGAAACTATCGGCGCAGTCGCCAGCGGGAGGTGGCCACCCAAACGATATAG